The nucleotide sequence TTCAGCTCCAACCTTGTACTGAATGTCAAAGCTAAATCCTAACAGTTTTGTAAGCCACTTTTGGTGCTCTTCAGTAACTAGTCGTTGCTCTAATAAATACTTCAGACTACATTGATCAGTCCGTACTAGAAAATGTCTTCCCAATAAATACGGTCTCCACTTTTGTATTGCCAAGACTATAGCCATTAATTCCCTTTCGTAAATCGACTTCAATCTAGCTCGGGATCCAAGTACTTGACTGAAGTATGCAATTGGTCTGCCTTCTTGCATTAACACTGCACCAATTCCGTGTCCTGAAGCATCTGTTTCTACAACAAACTTTTTTTGTAAAATCTGGTAACGCAAGCACGGGTACCTTAACCATCACATCTTTCAAAGCTAGAAATGCCTTGGTTGCTTCTTCATTCCATTGAAATTTGTCTTTTTTAAGTTGCTCAGTCAAAGCTCAAGTTATCTTGCCATAACCGTTAACGAATTTACGGTAATATCCTGTTAGTCCTAAGAATCCCCGTAACTCCTTCAAATTCTTTGGAACAGGCCACTCAGTCATTGCTTGTATTTTTGATTCATCCGCTGATACACCATCTCCCGATACCACATGGCTTAAGTATTCAATCTTGTCTTGAGCAAAAGTACACTTCTTTTTATTGACGAATAATTGTTGCTTTCGCAAAATACCAAGAACAATGCCCAAGTGATCTCTATGTTCTTCAAGGGACCGACTATATACAAGAATATAGTCAAAGAATACTAAAACAAATTTTCTCAGGTAAGGACGGAATATCTTGTTCATTAATGATTGAAAAGTCGCCggagcattagttaagccaaacggcatcactaaaaactcatagtgcccCTCGTGTGTACGAAAAGCCGTCTTTGAAACATCTTATTTTTTCATCCGTATTTGATGATAACCTGACTTTAAATCCAGTTTCGAGAATATAGAAGCACCATGTAATTCGTCCAGTAGTTCATCAATGACTGAAATTGGAAACTTATCCAATACAGTTGCCTTGTTTAAGGCCCTGTAATCTACACAAAAACGCCAAccaccgtctttctttttaactagCAGGACAGGACTTGAAAAGGGACTGGAACTGGGTTGAATAACACCTGCTTGGAGCATCTCGCTTACTAATTTTTCATTCTCATTTTTCTGCACATGCGGATATCAATAAGGACGTACGCTTATGGGTTCCGTTCCATCCTTGAGAATAATTGTGTGTTCATGGTCTCGATGAGGGGGTAAGCCTTGCAGTGAACTAAAGACATCTTTAAATTTTTCCAACACATGAGGAACAAGACTGTTAGGTTCATCAGACCCCATTTCCAAACTCCTTAATTCAATGAGAAAACCCCCATTCTCAGCTTGTAATGCTTTACACATTGATTTAAGTGAAACGAACGAACGACGCAACCCCGAGTCACCTCTGATTATAACTCGCTTATCACCACTAGAGAATTCTATAGTCAACGTTTTCCAATTAACAGTCATTTCACCCAACGTTTGTAGCCATTTCATACCCAAAATAACATCCGTGCTTCCCAACTCCATAGGAAAGAAATCTTCAAATACTTGTAATTCTGGTAGTGAAAGTACTACCCCTCGACAAACACCCTGACTTTTGTCAAATTTTCCATTTCCCATCATCATGCCTACTGATTTATTACCGTAGACTATTAATCCCAATCGTTGAACCACCTCGGTTGATATGAAATTATGGGATGCCCCACAATCAATCAACACAATAACTTCAAGTCCACCAATACTGCCACGAAGTTTCATTGTGTGAGGCGGAGTAAATCCAATAACTGAATTTATACATACCTCCACTGAATCTAAGTGAGCATGTTCACTATCTTCTAATATCTCATCATTATCGTCATCATCCTCTCGAACCAGTAAAACTTGCAAGGATTTACTAGGACAACGATGACCCGGAGCATATTTCTCATCACATTTAAAACACAGACCCTTTGAGCACTTTTCAGAAAGTTCAGCTTCAGTTAGGCGTTTATATTGGCCTGCCCGGTTCAGTGTTCCACCCTTTACAGTAGGGGTAGGAACAGGAACTCGAGTAGTGGCAGCCGATGAACGAGTTGATACTAAGCCACTATTGCGGTTGTAACCAGGAGAATCTGAATTAGTGCGGTAAGTACCTGAACGTGCTCGTGTTACCCCTTCATATAATTGGTTGTCTTCAATAGATATCGCTAATTCAATTGCATGTGCCAAATTTTCAGGTTTCATTATCCTAACTGCAGCCCTTAAATCTGGTTTGAGTCCTTTTATGAATGTTGCTTCCATGACCAAATCTGGAACTCCAACTAATTGGCAAGCCAATTTTTCAAACAAAGCGACATATTCACGAACTATTCCCTCCTGTTTTATAGCCAGAAACTGTTCATAAAGATTCCCTCCTTGAGACTGATTAAAGCGTATTAATAACCTTCTTTTAAAACCATCCCATGAATAAAACAGAGTACGATTCTCTCTCCAACGATACCATGATAATGCCTCCCCCTCCATACATATTGCAGCTGCTCGTAATTGTTCTTGTGGTGGAATCCCTTGAACTTCAAAATAACGCTCAACACGGTAAATCCATCCGTAAGCATCCTCACCCTCGAATACCGGCATCTTCAACTTCTTCATTCGGTGGTCATACCCTTGATACCCTCTTCTGGCTACTGTTGAATGTGAACCTGCCTCAAACTTTGGTGGATATGTAAATTGATGATCACCTCCTCACCATTTAAATCACTAATATTTGAATTTCGTACTCCAACATAATCGACACTCTTTTTCCTTCCTCCTGCACCACTAGTCTCGGCATGGTATTGGGGTATCTCAAACCCCAAATCATCATAATAAGGCTCATAATTAGTGGCCTTATCGGGTCTCTTTAGCGGTTCACTGTTTTGTGGTTTCACGGTCTGCATCGAAACCAAGACCTGAAATAAGTTCTTCAATTCTTCATGGCGCTGGTTACCTTCCAATCTTAACGCCTCAATGTCAGCAGTTAATTTCTTCTCCAAAGTAGCATATCGAGCCATATTTTCAGTTTGATATTCCCTAAATTCAGTTTCCAACTCTGCAACATTCTTAGCCATACTAT is from Rutidosis leptorrhynchoides isolate AG116_Rl617_1_P2 chromosome 10, CSIRO_AGI_Rlap_v1, whole genome shotgun sequence and encodes:
- the LOC139870619 gene encoding uncharacterized protein, which encodes MPVFEGEDAYGWIYRVERYFEVQGIPPQEQLRAAAICMEGEALSWYRWRENRTLFYSWDGFKRRLLIRFNQSQGGNLYEQFLAIKQEGIVREYVALFEKLACQLVGVPDLVMEATFIKGLKPDLRAAVRIMKPENLAHAIELAISIEDNQLYEGVTRARSGTYRTNSDSPGYNRNSGLVSTRSSAATTRVPVPTPTVKGGTLNRAGQYKRLTEAELSEKCSKGLCFKCDEKYAPGHRCPSKSLQVLLVREDDDDNDEILEDSEHAHLDSVEVCINSVIGFTPPHTMKLRGSIGGLEVIVLIDCGASHNFISTEVVQRLGLIVYGNKSVGMMMGNGKFDKSQGVCRGVVLSLPELQVFEDFFPMELGSTDVILGMKWLQTLGEMTVNWKTLTIEFSSGDKRVIIRGDSGLRRSFVSLKSMCKALQAENGGFLIELRSLEMGSDEPNSLVPHVLEKFKDVFSSLQGLPPHRDHEHTIILKDGTEPISVRPY